A single window of Bacteroidota bacterium DNA harbors:
- the dnaK gene encoding molecular chaperone DnaK, whose amino-acid sequence MGKIIGIDLGTTNSVVSVMEGNEPVVIINSEGKRTTPSVIAFTKEGERIVGEQAKRQALANARNTVRSIKRFMGRRYSEVIADTKEISYEVVRGNNDMAVVKIDDRNFTPQEISAMVLQKLKKSAEDYLGHEVTEAVITVPAYFNDAQRNATKEAGEIAGLKVQRIINEPTAAALAYGLDKQHKNMKIAVFDLGGGTFDISILELGDGVFEVLSTNGDTRLGGDDFDQKIIDWMADEFKKTDGVDLRKDPKTLQRLKEAAETAKVELSNATQAQISLPYIHMDANGAKNLDLTLTRSKFEMICDSLFTRAIEPCKKAVSDAKVSLSEIDEVILVGGSTRIPKVQQIVKDFFGKEPNRSVNPDEVVAVGAAIQGGVLSGDVQGILLLDVTPLSLGIEIQGGICHKLIESNTTIPARKSEVFSTAADNQPSVEIHILQGERPMAADNRTLGKFHLDSIPPAPRGIPQIEVTFDIDANGILNVTARDKGTGKEQRIRIEASTGLNDAEIEKMRQEAKLNEAADNARKEQAEKLNHADSLIFQTEKTMKEHGDKLPEDKKRPIEDALADLKRVFEAKDLAGIESATQALNAAMGSIYQDLQNAQAAQGGGEGAQGNDGADTTIKDVDFEEVKGN is encoded by the coding sequence ATGGGAAAAATAATCGGAATTGACCTTGGCACGACAAACTCAGTCGTCTCAGTCATGGAAGGAAACGAGCCTGTCGTGATCATTAACTCCGAAGGCAAACGCACCACACCCTCCGTCATCGCTTTTACCAAAGAAGGGGAGCGCATCGTAGGGGAGCAAGCTAAGCGTCAGGCACTTGCCAATGCGCGTAACACCGTACGTTCGATCAAGCGTTTCATGGGCCGCCGGTATTCGGAGGTCATTGCAGACACGAAAGAAATCTCCTATGAGGTCGTGCGTGGCAACAATGACATGGCGGTTGTGAAAATTGACGACCGTAACTTCACCCCGCAGGAAATTTCGGCGATGGTGCTTCAGAAGCTCAAGAAGTCTGCTGAAGACTATCTTGGCCACGAGGTGACCGAGGCTGTGATCACGGTGCCTGCCTACTTCAATGATGCGCAGCGCAATGCAACCAAGGAAGCTGGCGAAATCGCTGGTCTCAAGGTGCAGCGTATCATCAACGAACCGACCGCTGCAGCCTTGGCCTACGGCTTGGACAAGCAGCACAAGAACATGAAAATCGCGGTCTTTGACCTCGGTGGTGGAACCTTTGACATTTCGATCCTCGAGTTGGGCGATGGTGTCTTTGAAGTGCTCAGCACCAACGGCGATACACGCCTCGGCGGTGACGACTTTGACCAAAAGATCATCGACTGGATGGCCGACGAATTCAAAAAGACCGATGGTGTGGACCTTCGCAAGGATCCAAAAACCCTTCAGCGTCTGAAAGAAGCCGCCGAGACTGCCAAGGTTGAACTCAGCAATGCAACACAGGCACAAATCAGCTTGCCCTACATCCACATGGATGCCAACGGTGCCAAGAACTTGGACCTGACACTGACACGCTCCAAATTCGAAATGATTTGTGACAGCCTCTTCACACGTGCCATCGAGCCATGTAAAAAGGCCGTTTCGGATGCGAAAGTGAGCCTCAGCGAAATCGACGAAGTGATTTTGGTGGGCGGATCTACCCGTATCCCCAAAGTGCAGCAGATCGTGAAGGACTTCTTTGGCAAAGAGCCCAACCGTAGTGTGAACCCCGACGAAGTCGTGGCAGTCGGTGCAGCCATCCAAGGTGGCGTGCTTTCCGGCGACGTGCAGGGCATCCTCTTGTTGGACGTGACCCCGCTTTCATTGGGCATCGAGATTCAAGGCGGCATCTGCCACAAGTTGATCGAATCCAATACCACGATTCCAGCACGCAAGTCAGAAGTTTTCTCGACCGCCGCTGACAATCAGCCAAGTGTGGAAATTCACATCTTGCAGGGAGAGCGCCCGATGGCAGCCGACAACAGGACGCTGGGCAAGTTTCACTTGGACAGCATTCCACCGGCACCACGTGGGATCCCGCAGATCGAAGTCACATTTGACATCGACGCCAACGGTATCTTGAACGTGACGGCACGTGACAAAGGCACCGGCAAAGAGCAACGCATCCGTATCGAGGCAAGCACCGGGTTGAACGATGCAGAAATCGAAAAGATGCGCCAGGAGGCCAAGCTGAACGAGGCTGCCGACAATGCCCGCAAAGAGCAGGCTGAAAAACTGAACCACGCCGATTCGTTGATTTTCCAAACGGAAAAGACGATGAAGGAGCACGGCGACAAGTTGCCTGAAGACAAGAAAAGGCCGATCGAAGATGCTTTGGCCGATCTGAAGCGTGTATTTGAGGCCAAAGACCTTGCAGGCATTGAAAGTGCAACGCAGGCGCTCAACGCAGCGATGGGCAGCATTTACCAAGACCTGCAAAATGCGCAAGCTGCGCAGGGCGGTGGCGAAGGTGCGCAAGGCAATGACGGCGCCGACACGACGATCAAGGACGTGGACTTCGAAGAAGTCAAAGGAAACTAA
- a CDS encoding Hsp20/alpha crystallin family protein, which produces MAEQQNQQKEFFTEIKNEFKEIGTKVNKMFDELVRGKDGGKSFVPATDIWETKEELIFELDLPGCVKSDFLVQVRDSSLVIKGQRTRVTEPTMNFSQRERGFGEFERIFPIPGNIDQGRIKAKFEGGVLRLTMPKEAVEIEATQVNVD; this is translated from the coding sequence GGCAGAGCAGCAAAATCAACAGAAGGAGTTTTTTACCGAGATCAAGAATGAATTCAAGGAGATCGGTACCAAAGTCAACAAGATGTTTGACGAACTCGTGAGAGGTAAGGATGGAGGCAAATCATTTGTGCCTGCAACCGACATCTGGGAGACCAAGGAAGAGCTCATCTTCGAATTGGATTTGCCTGGTTGCGTCAAAAGTGACTTTTTGGTTCAAGTGCGCGACAGCAGCTTGGTCATCAAGGGGCAGCGTACCCGGGTAACGGAACCCACCATGAACTTTAGTCAGCGTGAACGCGGATTTGGTGAGTTTGAACGCATTTTCCCGATTCCCGGCAACATCGACCAAGGCCGTATCAAAGCCAAGTTCGAAGGTGGCGTATTGCGGTTGACCATGCCCAAGGAAGCTGTGGAAATCGAAGCGACCCAAGTCAACGTGGATTGA